Proteins from a single region of Neodiprion virginianus isolate iyNeoVirg1 chromosome 4, iyNeoVirg1.1, whole genome shotgun sequence:
- the LOC124301983 gene encoding serine protease nudel isoform X3 — protein MTKKHAGYMVPSEELAEIPIGNCEPTCLGSGLNKNGKGTGQYPRKLTDAEDNLKIPIRNQLSTIFRTLLIVMLLAFIGFLIHVTVTPYKSYTEVELTKVIELETPENEMTTVDDSENIFVQISPFSVEDEISDDMVSTLYKEAYGNIPDHQSSRLKRQVEAETIESCRERHEKCKLLLGELKKVTKDVSHQMHEIRKLISQINSIHKQEVLTMDSTNITALDFVTCLKCEKLESQTTNVNSIPENSQNNNEPSSFSLITNSTSPPSNEPSTIPGHKNAAEYSNHSRLNDKIQQAKVVQDSNTVPENVQVHSAENDFFFTHSQSNRTSGSKFQWPDKLTIDPQVVNPGRSGLIVPERISTTTEDNSAVLPTSTAKNDNNPSLTTSNFDRRMTLHELKSNYEPNANVIPTAETTKTSQQVTYTPNVSWMPYPLCVYGSPNPPIQSYVPVQYQPTSVPVLPQRYGPTGSGVQYYPVASGAQQTTATGPARPFYCTYVPTPSFQFPTVPGVSEFQRSVPETAVPEIDLVSQVQFEDERPRSRDHIAGCPPNTQACSDLSKCIPKSGWCDGSVDCIDASDETRCSCRDRVDRERLCDGYFDCPLGEDELGCFGCDIHSFSCDDAERRQRWGNCLPLVQRCDGFPQCSNGKDELHCNIITHFIEERNMFAVGYTTGYLHRNWKGIWYPACTPSTIWANDACRAEIGDDNYRDFPYVEQIKLRQNYAGPYVVQLSSNEIQIAHNCSNKAVFVRCPEIPCGTKVSSQTVNPFFSLLHSVQFPKSNPSNQDFRSELEGQELDDSKQQELVNGSRIDPLENHSASSPDRNATSVASDDDIIVSESRVVGGHPSEPQAWPSLAAVNRDGSFHCGGVILDEIWVLTAAHCIDGFEGHYYDIQAGMLRRFSFSPMEQSRKVSHVVMYPTYDRTVMKNDLALLRLEAPLHFNRWVRPACLPEITTAGAHWRTGPTPDATCVTAGWGSLVEHGPDPDHLREVELPILRNCKYPADQNEAEICAGLPSGGRDTCQGDSGGPLMCRNPNSPSQWYVAGIVSHGEGCARPNEPGAYTKVSRFVEWINRTRFQREIPKYKPLARCPGYYCHSGSRKCYSAKRRCDKIVDCMDAEDEFNCHMFPDFSIHRNTDSSDFDFVAATREDLSTQTEINQEETVDAEMTTAALTTEPSTTPQSVIISTTTIEPSTIQPIKQIVTEDDIPEQKVIDQDIIKQNVTQKNITEKNEEYITTTQLTDEIMTTVPAELITTTISPPTNRHHFSCRIVIQTINLIKRCDRIVDCQDGTDEDDCTCRDYLSRIYPTSICDGHIDCFDGTDEENCDLCSPKEFHCKRSGECVPMDKKCDRIADCAFNEDELNCFALSNGKYVITDIDGLPHHKREGILTLYQDREWVPFCIDTITEKPAALAKQMCSYFGFGACESFNETRMQNAPLEVKASTAMNLVPYEYSTPYILSMEEPQCTVLYLRCLPTIHSISMTYRLKGIDGQEEDTYLWPWHAAVFADGRYQCSAVLLEPSWLLTSRYCAMDMDLQQNYTTALMGVSRSYLQVDGPHQQRSIVDEIRSVKNSDAILMHLKQPVNMTRHVQPMYLQKRTHPAAESDTCVTVGVDKDEGTRSIFLRAVLNNCPANRRCYENANPIKCKNVTSMAWSGTVVCHGCSGWYPAAVYHVKEGPCSFETKQSLSSIDYINTNLITGMQEIPQLNMSEPNCDGFRCLLGECIGWPKVCDGVPNCRDGADEDPKYCQEMRDHCANGVDDTIGCHCTQTELRCENGQCVPKSMFCDGKSDCADGTDEPETGCSCAAYLKLTAPKLICDGRRHCFDKSDENPQLCYCKDASFKCDGRGEECVSQDFVCDGDQDCSSGEDEKECQALRAVPSYSPGYGEVVQRSYGIWHSQCFPAGSVAENEGIDLCTELGYEFAKNVTESDASDSRNLPLVPVLDKFYMVRLNMKAWIIMRDDKALVSLHPPEQTCYRHYVTCA, from the exons atgacaaaaaaacaCGCCGGATATATGGTACCATCGGAAGAATTGGCCGAAATTCCAATCGGTAATTGTGAACCGACATGCCTGGGTTCCGGTCTCAACAAAAATG GCAAAGGCACTGGTCAATATCCAAGAAAACTGACGGACGCTGAAGATAACTTGAAGATTCCAATTCGGAATCAACTTTCCACTATTTTCCGCACCCTATTGATCGTTATGCTTCTCGCCTTCATTGGATTCCTCATTCATGTGACTGTTACACCAT ATAAAAGTTACACCGAGGTAGAACTTACGAAAGTAATAGAGCTGGAGACtcctgaaaatgaaatgacaaCGGTGGACGATTCCGAGAACATCTTCGTTCAAATATCACCCTTTAGCGTAGAGGACGAAATTTCTGACGATATGGTCAGTACCCTCTACAAAGAGGCTTATGGAAATATTCCCGACCACCAGTCATCACGTTTGAAGCGTCAAGTCGAAGCTGAAACCATCGAAAGTTGCAGAGAAAGACATGAGAAATGTAAGCTTCTCTTGGGTGAGCTGAAAAAGGTGACAAAAGATGTCTCGCACCAAATGCACGAGATTCGGAAGTTGATATCGCAGATCAACTCGATCCATAAACAAGAAGTACTCACTATGGACAGTACAAATATTACCGCGTTGGACTTTGTAACGTGTCTGAAATGCGAGAAGCTGGAATCCCAAACCACAAACGTTAATTCCATCCccgaaaattcacaaaacaATAACGAGCCCAGTTCATTTTCATTGATTACCAATTCAACAAGTCCACCGTCGAATGAACCTTCAACGATTCCTGGTCATAAGAATGCTGCCGAGTACTCAAATCATTCTCGATTGAACGATAAGATACAGCAGGCCAAAGTAGTCCAAGACTCAAACACGGTACCGGAAAACGTCCAAGTCCACAGCGCCGAAAATGATTTCTTCTTCACGCACAGCCAATCAAATCGAACCTCAGGCTCGAAATTTCAATGGCCAGATAAACTTACGATAGATCCGCAAGTAGTCAATCCAGGTAGGAGCGGTTTAATCGTTCCCGAACGTATCTCAACAACAACGGAGGATAATTCAGCGGTCTTGCCAACGTCAACCGCGAAGAATGACAATAATCCATCGCTCACTACCTCAAATTTTGACAGACGTATGACGCTGCATGAGCTGAAGTCGAACTACGAACCAAATGCAAACGTCATTCCGACGGCTGAGACGACGAAGACCAGCCAACAGGTAACCTACACCCCGAATGTGAGCTGGATGCCGTATCCTCTTTGCGTCTACGGGTCACCGAACCCTCCAATTCAGTCG TATGTCCCGGTGCAGTATCAGCCCACCTCGGTACCGGTTTTGCCGCAGCGATACGGACCCACGGGATCCGGAGTTCAGTATTACCCCGTTGCTTCCGGTGCTCAACAGACCACGGCCACAGGCCCAGCTCGACCGTTCTATTGCACTTACGTTCCTACTCCATCATTTCAATTCCCGACGGTCCCAGGAGTGTCAGAGTTCCAAAGGTCCGTGCCCGAAACAGCAGTCCCAGAAATTGACCTCGTCAGTCAAGTTCAGTTCGAAGATGAACGGCCAAGGTCAAGAG ATCACATAGCTGGATGTCCTCCGAATACGCAAGCATGTAGCGATCTCAGTAAGTGTATTCCAAAATCGGGCTGGTGTGATGGTTCGGTAGATTGCATTGATGCCAGTGATGAGACTCGGTGTTCCTGCAGAGACCGGGTCGACAGAGAGCGACTCTGTGACGGCTACTTCGACTGCCCTCTCGGCGAAGATGAGCTCGGATGCTTTG GATGCGACATCCATTCTTTTAGTTGCGATGACGCGGAGAGGCGTCAACGCTGGGGTAATTGCTTGCCACTCGTTCAGCGCTGCGATGGCTTCCCACAGTGCTCTAACGGGAAAGATGAACTGCACTGCAACATCATAACTCACTTCATCGAAGAACGCAAT ATGTTCGCAGTTGGTTACACAACCGGATACCTTCACAGGAACTGGAAAGGCATATGGTATCCGGCTTGCACCCCGTCAACAATATGGGCCAACGATGCTTGTCGAGCTGAAATCGGTGATGATAATTATAG AGATTTTCCATACGTCGAACAAATTAAGCTTCGACAGAATTACGCCGGTCCGTATGTTGTTCAATTATCTTCCAACGAAATTCAAATAGCACACAACTGTTCGAACAAAGCAGTCTTCGTCAGATGTCCTGAAATACCGTGTGGTACTAAAGTATCATCACAGACAGTTAATCCGTTTTTCAGTTTACTGCATTCTGTGCAATTTCCAAAGTCCAACCCATCGAATCAAGATTTTCGCAGTGAATTAGAAGGTCAAGAACTCGATGATTCAAAACAGCAAGAGTTAGTGAACGGCAGCAGGATAGATCCACTTGAAAATCACTCGGCATCGAGCCCTGATCGAAACGCCACCAGCGTAGCAAGTGACGATGATATTATCGTCAGTGAATCGAGAGTAGTTGGCGGTCATCCGAGTGAACCTCAAGCTTGGCCATCACTAGCGGCCGTAAATAGAGACGGCAGCTTTCATTGTGGTGGCGTAATTCTGGACGAGATATGGGTCCTAACAGCGGCCCATTGCATTGATGG CTTCGAAGGGCACTACTACGACATACAAGCTGGAATGCTGAGGCGGTTTTCCTTCTCACCGATGGAGCAATCCCGTAAAGTTAGCCACGTTGTGATGTACCCGACTTATGACAGAACGGTCATGAAGAACGACTTAGCCCTCCTACGTCTGGAAGCACCTCTGCACTTTAACCGTTGGGTCAGACCGGCTTGTCTCCCAGAAATCACGACAGCTGGAGCGCACTGGAGAACAGGACCAACCCCGGACGCAACCTGCGTTACCGCAGGCTGGGGATCACTAGTTGAGCACGGACCTGATC CCGATCATCTTCGGGAAGTCGAATTACCAATTTTGCGGAACTGCAAATACCCGGCCGATCAGAACGAGGCGGAAATCTGTGCAGGATTACCATCAGGCGGGCGGGATACGTGCCAAGGTGACAGTGGCGGTCCACTCATGTGCAG GAATCCGAATTCACCGTCTCAATGGTACGTAGCGGGAATTGTGAGTCACGGAGAAGGTTGCGCACGTCCAAACGAGCCTGGTGCATACACAAAAGTGAGCCGATTTGTTGAGTGGATAAACAGGACCCGCT TTCAACGCGAAATACCGAAGTACAAACCGCTTGCACGGTGTCCTGGATACTACTGTCACAGTGGATCGCGGAAGTGTTATTCGGCGAAAAGACGCTGCGACAAAATCGTCGACTGCATGGATGCTGAAGATGAGTTCAACTGCCATATGTTCCCAGATTTTTCGATACATCGGAATACTGATTCCAGTGACTTTGATTTTGTCGCGGCTACTCGGGAAGATCTTTCCACACAGACGGAAATAAATCAGGAAGAAACTGTTGATGCGGAGATGACTACTGCAGCTTTGACTACAG aacCATCAACTACCCCTCAGAGTGTTATAATATCAACGACAACTATCGAGCCATCAACAATACAGCCTATAAAACAGATTGTTACAGAAGATGACATTCCGGAACAGAAGGTTATAGATCAGGACATTATCAAACAGAACGTTACACAAAAGaatattacagaaaaaaatgaggaaTATATTACTACTACTCAGCTAACCGACGAAATCATGACGACCGTTCCCGCAGAACTGATCACTACTACTATTTCACCGCCAACAAACCGTCATCATTTCAGCTGTAGGAT agTAATACAAACTATCAATTTGATAAAGCGGTGCGACAGGATAGTCGATTGTCAGGATGGTACAGACGAGGATGACTGCACCTGTAGAGATTATCTTAGTAGAATTTATCCGACGTCAATTTGCGATGGCCACATAGACTGCTTCGACGGTACTGACGAAGAAAATTGCG ATCTATGTTCACCGAAAGAATTTCATTGCAAAAGAAGCGGTGAGTGCGTACCGATGGATAAGAAATGCGATCGAATAGCAGATTGCGCATTCAACGAGGACGAGCTGAACTGCT TCGCTTTGAGCAACGGGAAGTACGTGATAACCGATATCGACGGACTGCCGCATCACAAACGAGAAGGTATATTGACGTTGTATCAAGATCGTGAATGGGTGCCATTCTGCATCGATACGATAACAGAAAAACCAGCCGCACTTGCGAAACAAATGTGTTCCTACTTCGGGTTCGG CGCCTGCGAGTCTTTCAACGAAACACGGATGCAGAACGCGCCACTGGAGGTCAAAGCGTCGACGGCGATGAACTTGGTACCCTACGAGTACAGCACTCCCTACATTTTGTCCATGGAGGAACCCCAATGCACGGTTCTTTACCTGCGATGCCTGCCGACGATACATTCGATATCAATGACCTACCGACTGAAAGGCATCGACGGCCAGGAGGAGGACACTTATCTATGGCCATGGCACGCTGCCGTTTTTGCCGATGGCCGGTACCAGTGCTCGGCTGTTCTGCTTGAGCCAAGTTGGCTTCTGACAAGTCGCTACTGCGCCATGGACATGGA CTTGCAGCAAAATTACACCACGGCACTTATGGGTGTGTCACGCTCGTACCTGCAGGTCGATGGACCACATCAGCAGAGGAGTATAGTCGACGAGATAAGAAGCGTCAAGAATTCGGATGCGATCTTGATGCACCTTAAGCAGCCTGTTAATATGACTCGGCATGTGCAGCCGATGTATCTTCAAAAACG AACTCACCCAGCTGCAGAATCCGATACTTGTGTAACGGTGGGTGTAGACAAGGATGAAGGAACGAGGAGCATTTTTCTAAGGGCGGTCCTTAACAACTGTCCCGCAAATCGTCGCTGTTACGAGAATGCCAACCCTATAAAATGCAAG AACGTAACATCAATGGCGTGGAGCGGGACGGTGGTTTGTCATGGATGCAGTGGATGGTACCCGGCTGCTGTTTATCACGTGAAAGAGGGACCATGCAGCTTTGAAACGAAGCAGAGCCTGTCCAGCATAGACTATATCAACACAAATTTGATCACCGGGATGC AAGAAATTCCGCAGTTAAATATGTCTGAGCCGAATTGCGATGGGTTCAGATGTCTGTTGGGAGAGTGCATAGGATGGCCGAAAGTCTGTGACGGTGTTCCAAACTGCAGGGATGGGGCTGACGAGGATCCAAAGTATTGTCAAGAGATGAGGGACCATTGCGCGAACGGAGTCGACGATACGATCGGATGCC ACTGCACGCAGACCGAACTTCGTTGTGAGAACGGCCAGTGCGTACCGAAGTCAATGTTTTGCGACGGAAAGAGTGACTGCGCTGACGGGACTGACGAGCCGGAAACTGGATGCAGCTGTGCTGCCTACCTCAAACTGACTGCGCCGAAACTGATTTGCGACGGAAGACGCCACTGCTTTGACAAATCCGATGAAAATCCTCAGCTCTGCTACTGCAAGGACGCCAGCTTCAAGTGCGACGGAAG AGGTGAGGAGTGCGTGTCACAAGATTTCGTCTGTGACGGTGATCAGGACTGTTCTTCAGGGGAGGACGAGAAGGAATGTCAGGCTTTGCGAGCTGTGCCGTCATACTC ACCCGGTTACGGTGAGGTTGTTCAAAGGTCGTACGGCATCTGGCACTCGCAGTGTTTCCCTGCCGGTTCTGTGGCCGAAAATGAGGGAATCGATCTTTGCACGGAGTTGGGCTACGAGTTTGCGAAAAATGTCACCGAGAGCGACGCCAGCGACTCGAGAAACTTGCCGCTAGTTCCTGTCCTCGATAAATTTTACATGGTACGGTTGAATATGAAGGCTTGGATCATCATGCGAGATGACAAGGCCCTCGTCAGTTTACATCCACCTGAACAGACATGCTACCGTCACTACGTAACGTGCGCATGA